A region from the Bradyrhizobium erythrophlei genome encodes:
- a CDS encoding SDR family oxidoreductase, whose protein sequence is MSDLISRTALVTGASRGIGRAAARALAAAGARVIVHYGSAAKEAESLVAEIRAAGGKADAVGADLGAPDGAHKLAAEVKKLVGERLDILVANAGVATPASIEDQTVAEFDRMFAVNVRAPFFLVQQLLPLLGEGSSIVLLSSLAARASVGLLPAYAATKGAIDTLVKHFAALLGPRGIRVNAVAPGVIDTDMSSFVRSDEGRDYTLSIQALQRIGHPDDIADVIAFLASDAARWVTGDTLQAGGGSKI, encoded by the coding sequence ATGAGTGACCTCATCAGCAGAACCGCTTTGGTTACCGGCGCCTCGCGCGGCATCGGCCGCGCCGCCGCCCGAGCGCTCGCCGCGGCCGGCGCCCGCGTCATCGTTCACTACGGCAGCGCCGCCAAGGAAGCCGAATCTCTGGTTGCCGAAATCCGTGCCGCCGGCGGCAAAGCCGATGCGGTCGGCGCCGATCTCGGCGCTCCCGACGGCGCCCACAAGCTGGCCGCGGAAGTCAAAAAACTCGTCGGCGAGCGGCTCGATATCCTCGTCGCCAATGCCGGCGTCGCGACACCAGCCAGCATCGAGGACCAGACGGTGGCGGAGTTCGACCGCATGTTCGCCGTCAACGTCCGCGCGCCGTTCTTCCTGGTGCAGCAATTGCTGCCGCTGCTGGGCGAAGGATCCAGCATCGTGCTGCTGTCGTCGCTGGCGGCGCGCGCGTCGGTGGGCCTGTTGCCGGCCTATGCCGCCACCAAGGGTGCGATCGATACGCTGGTGAAACATTTCGCCGCGCTGTTGGGGCCGCGCGGCATTCGCGTCAACGCGGTCGCGCCGGGCGTGATCGATACCGACATGTCGAGCTTCGTGCGATCCGATGAGGGCCGCGACTACACGCTCTCGATCCAGGCGCTGCAGCGCATCGGCCACCCCGACGATATCGCCGATGTCATTGCGTTTCTGGCATCCGACGCGGCGCGCTGGGTGACCGGCGACACCCTTCAGGCCGGCGGCGGCTCCAAGATCTGA
- a CDS encoding FitA-like ribbon-helix-helix domain-containing protein → MTAMIQIRNVPDALHRRLKSRAALAGMSLSDYLLSEIRQVAERPTLDELRARLERRPGVTPSVPPAQAVRAERDRQ, encoded by the coding sequence ATGACCGCGATGATTCAAATTCGCAATGTGCCGGACGCGCTGCACCGCAGGCTCAAGTCGCGCGCGGCGCTGGCGGGCATGTCGCTATCTGACTACCTGCTCAGCGAGATTCGTCAGGTGGCCGAGCGACCGACGCTTGATGAGTTGCGCGCCCGTCTGGAGCGGCGGCCGGGCGTGACGCCTTCGGTGCCGCCGGCACAGGCGGTCCGGGCCGAACGCGATCGCCAATGA
- a CDS encoding WD40/YVTN/BNR-like repeat-containing protein, producing the protein MMTRRLRQAVLATGLTLAVAIPARADEHWTKLPTAPYTLNNKQDAIAFADALTGWYGNGTGRIYRTDDGGEAWTGIWTKQGTYVRALEFADAQTGFLGNIGPGYFPGVTDRQPLYVSHDGGVHWAAIKPVAGRQITGVCAIDVLKVDGKVLAVRAGGRVGGPAGMLESFDEGRSFRARDMSGVTGMILDIHFVDADTGFIAGASEAEEDKAHARILKTADGGKSWRAVFDSDRAGDNNWKLAFPSARVGYATIISYQAPQAEARGYVVKTEDGGEHWRRLTVSHDSDWIPYGIAFLDEERGFVGGSTGGYATSDGGKTWAKEDMGLSVNKIRFVPRANGGITAFAIGKDIYKLDLPAKGR; encoded by the coding sequence ATGATGACGCGCCGCCTGCGGCAGGCGGTTCTGGCGACGGGCCTCACGCTGGCTGTTGCGATCCCGGCCCGCGCCGACGAGCACTGGACAAAACTGCCGACCGCACCCTACACGCTGAACAACAAGCAGGACGCGATCGCCTTCGCCGACGCCCTGACCGGCTGGTACGGCAACGGCACCGGCCGTATCTATCGCACCGACGACGGCGGCGAGGCCTGGACCGGGATCTGGACCAAGCAGGGCACCTATGTGCGGGCGCTGGAATTCGCCGACGCCCAGACCGGCTTCCTCGGCAATATCGGTCCCGGCTATTTTCCTGGTGTAACCGACCGGCAGCCGCTCTACGTCTCCCATGACGGCGGGGTGCACTGGGCCGCGATCAAGCCGGTCGCCGGCCGCCAAATTACCGGCGTCTGTGCGATCGATGTGCTCAAGGTCGACGGCAAGGTATTGGCGGTGCGCGCCGGCGGACGGGTCGGCGGCCCGGCCGGCATGCTGGAATCCTTCGATGAGGGCCGCAGCTTTCGTGCCCGCGACATGAGCGGCGTCACCGGCATGATTCTCGATATTCATTTTGTCGATGCCGATACCGGCTTCATCGCCGGGGCCAGCGAGGCTGAGGAAGACAAGGCCCATGCGCGGATCCTCAAGACCGCCGACGGCGGAAAATCCTGGCGCGCAGTGTTCGACAGCGACCGTGCCGGCGACAACAACTGGAAGCTGGCGTTTCCGAGTGCCCGGGTCGGCTATGCCACCATCATCAGCTATCAGGCGCCACAGGCCGAAGCCCGCGGCTATGTGGTGAAGACCGAGGATGGCGGCGAACATTGGCGGCGGCTGACCGTCAGCCATGATTCGGACTGGATCCCGTACGGCATCGCCTTCCTCGACGAGGAGCGGGGCTTTGTCGGCGGCTCGACCGGCGGCTACGCGACAAGCGATGGCGGCAAGACCTGGGCGAAAGAAGACATGGGGCTTTCCGTCAACAAGATCAGGTTCGTGCCCCGCGCCAACGGCGGCATCACTGCGTTTGCCATCGGCAAGGACATCTACAAGCTCGATCTTCCGGCCAAGGGACGCTGA
- a CDS encoding efflux RND transporter permease subunit: MKHFNLSAWAVSHPALILFLVIALGAAGFFSYERLGRAEDPFFTVKVVNVSAIWPGATAAEMQTQVADPIEKKLQELPYFEKVQTYSKPAFTAMQVTFKDSTPPKDVPYLFYLLRKKLADVQPQLPANLLGPVVNDEFSDVDSILYMMTSDGADYAQLKKAAEGMRQRLLKVPGVTKVDLYGTQDEKIYVEFSHAKLATLGITPQALFDSLAKQNNVVPAGTVETSSQRVPLRVTGALDGVKAVAETPVESNGRVFRLGDIATVTHGYADPPSFVVRQEGKPALGIGVVTAKGANILELGKDVAGATADFMKAVPQGINVELIADQPAVVERAVSEFVHSFVEALAIVLFVSFVALGWRTGIVVALSVPLVLAIVFIIMNAMSIDLHRITLGALIIALGLLVDDAIIAVEMMVVKMEQGWDRVRAASFAWESTAFPMLTGTLVTAAGFLPIGFANSAVGEYAGGIFWIVAIALVASWFVAVIFTPYIGVKLLPNITVHHNHDPHAVYETRVYRILRSMIAWCVEHRVKVVLATVGVFALSIVGFGHVQQQFFPLSERPELFVQLRLPEGTAFGVTEKSVKKAEELLKGDEDIATYTAYVGQGSPRFWLGLSPQLPNEAFAEIVVVARDVEARERIKARIEKAVDDGALTEARVRVDRFNFGPPVGFPVQFRVIGPDPAVVRDIAYKVRDVVRQNDKVKDPQLDWNEQSPYLKLVVDQDRARALGLTPQDVSQALSMLISGAPVTTIRDGIEKVGVVARAVPSERLDLAHVGDLTITSRNGVAVPLLQIAKIEYDHEEPIMWRRNRDMAITVRGDVVDGVQAPDVTNQIWPRLQEIRDSLEPAYRIEAGGAFEESAKGNASIFVLFPLMVVVMLTLLMIQLQSFSRLLLVFLTAPLGIVGASLGLNVAHQPFGFVALLGLIALAGMIMRNAVILVDQIETDVSHGLSRKEAIVEATVRRARPVVLTALAAILAMIPLSRSAFWGPMAITIMGGLFVATFLTLLYLPGLYALWFRNSLEESGKSEHIALAPQHQAGAEPAIPLAEAAE; encoded by the coding sequence ATGAAGCATTTCAATCTTTCGGCATGGGCGGTCAGCCATCCCGCACTGATCCTGTTTCTCGTCATAGCCCTCGGCGCCGCCGGCTTCTTCTCCTATGAGCGGCTCGGCCGCGCCGAAGATCCGTTCTTCACCGTCAAGGTGGTGAACGTCTCGGCGATCTGGCCGGGTGCTACCGCGGCCGAAATGCAGACGCAGGTCGCCGACCCCATCGAGAAGAAATTGCAGGAACTTCCCTATTTCGAAAAGGTGCAGACCTATTCGAAGCCGGCGTTCACGGCGATGCAGGTCACCTTCAAGGATTCGACGCCGCCGAAGGACGTGCCGTACCTGTTCTATCTGTTGCGCAAGAAGCTCGCCGACGTGCAACCGCAATTGCCGGCCAATCTGCTCGGTCCCGTCGTCAACGACGAATTCTCCGACGTCGATTCCATTCTCTATATGATGACCAGCGACGGCGCTGACTACGCGCAGCTGAAAAAGGCGGCCGAAGGCATGCGCCAGCGGTTGTTGAAAGTGCCTGGCGTGACTAAGGTCGATCTCTACGGCACCCAGGACGAGAAGATCTACGTCGAATTCTCCCACGCCAAGCTGGCGACGCTCGGGATCACCCCGCAGGCGCTGTTCGATTCGCTCGCCAAGCAGAACAACGTCGTGCCCGCCGGCACGGTCGAGACCTCCTCGCAGCGCGTGCCGCTGCGCGTCACCGGCGCGCTCGACGGCGTCAAGGCCGTCGCCGAAACTCCGGTCGAGAGCAACGGCCGGGTGTTCCGCCTGGGCGATATCGCCACCGTCACCCACGGCTATGCCGACCCGCCGAGTTTTGTGGTGCGTCAGGAAGGCAAGCCCGCGCTCGGCATTGGCGTGGTTACCGCCAAGGGCGCCAACATCCTGGAACTCGGCAAGGACGTCGCCGGTGCTACCGCCGACTTCATGAAGGCGGTGCCGCAGGGCATCAATGTCGAACTGATCGCCGATCAGCCTGCCGTGGTCGAGCGCGCCGTCAGCGAGTTCGTGCATTCCTTCGTCGAAGCCCTGGCGATCGTGCTGTTCGTCTCCTTCGTCGCCTTGGGCTGGCGCACCGGGATCGTGGTGGCGCTGTCGGTGCCGCTGGTGCTGGCGATCGTGTTCATCATCATGAATGCGATGTCGATCGATCTGCATCGTATCACGCTGGGCGCGCTGATCATCGCGCTCGGGCTATTGGTCGACGACGCCATCATCGCGGTCGAGATGATGGTGGTGAAGATGGAGCAGGGCTGGGACCGCGTCCGCGCTGCGTCCTTTGCCTGGGAATCCACCGCGTTCCCCATGCTGACGGGAACGCTGGTGACCGCTGCGGGCTTCCTGCCGATCGGTTTTGCCAATTCCGCGGTCGGCGAATATGCCGGCGGCATCTTCTGGATCGTGGCGATCGCGCTGGTGGCGTCCTGGTTCGTCGCGGTGATCTTCACGCCCTATATCGGCGTCAAGCTGCTGCCGAACATCACCGTCCACCACAATCACGATCCGCACGCGGTGTATGAAACCCGCGTCTACCGGATTCTCCGCAGCATGATCGCCTGGTGCGTCGAGCACCGCGTCAAGGTGGTGCTGGCGACGGTGGGCGTGTTCGCGCTCTCGATCGTGGGTTTCGGTCACGTCCAGCAGCAGTTCTTCCCGCTGTCGGAACGGCCGGAGCTGTTCGTGCAGCTGCGCCTGCCCGAGGGCACCGCGTTCGGGGTCACCGAAAAGTCGGTGAAGAAGGCGGAAGAGCTGCTGAAGGGCGACGAGGACATCGCGACCTACACGGCCTATGTCGGGCAGGGCTCGCCGCGCTTCTGGCTGGGCCTCAGCCCGCAGCTGCCGAACGAGGCTTTCGCCGAGATCGTCGTGGTCGCCAGGGACGTCGAGGCGCGCGAGCGGATCAAGGCGCGGATCGAGAAGGCCGTCGACGACGGCGCGCTGACCGAAGCCCGCGTGCGGGTAGACCGCTTCAATTTCGGCCCGCCGGTTGGCTTTCCCGTCCAGTTCCGCGTGATCGGCCCCGATCCCGCCGTGGTCCGCGACATCGCCTACAAGGTGCGCGACGTGGTCCGGCAGAACGACAAGGTCAAGGATCCGCAACTCGACTGGAACGAGCAGTCGCCATATCTCAAGCTCGTCGTCGACCAGGACCGTGCCCGCGCGCTCGGCCTCACCCCGCAGGACGTCTCGCAGGCGCTGAGCATGCTGATCTCGGGCGCGCCGGTGACCACGATTCGCGACGGCATCGAGAAGGTCGGCGTGGTCGCGCGCGCGGTGCCGTCCGAACGGCTCGATCTCGCCCATGTCGGCGACCTCACCATCACCTCGCGCAACGGCGTTGCGGTGCCGCTCTTGCAGATCGCCAAGATCGAGTATGACCACGAGGAGCCGATCATGTGGCGGCGCAACCGCGACATGGCGATCACCGTGCGCGGCGACGTCGTCGACGGCGTGCAGGCGCCCGACGTGACCAACCAGATCTGGCCGCGCTTGCAGGAAATCCGCGACAGCCTCGAGCCGGCCTACCGGATCGAAGCGGGCGGCGCGTTCGAGGAATCCGCCAAGGGCAACGCCTCGATCTTCGTGCTGTTTCCGCTGATGGTCGTCGTCATGCTGACGCTGCTGATGATCCAGCTGCAGAGTTTTTCGCGCCTGCTGCTGGTATTCCTGACGGCGCCGCTCGGCATCGTCGGGGCGTCGCTGGGCCTGAACGTCGCTCACCAGCCGTTCGGCTTCGTGGCGCTGCTCGGGCTGATCGCGCTGGCCGGCATGATCATGCGCAACGCGGTGATCTTGGTCGACCAGATCGAAACCGACGTCTCCCACGGCCTCAGCCGCAAGGAGGCCATCGTGGAAGCCACCGTCCGGCGCGCTCGTCCGGTGGTGCTCACCGCGCTGGCCGCGATCCTGGCGATGATCCCGCTGTCGCGCTCGGCGTTCTGGGGCCCGATGGCGATCACCATCATGGGCGGCTTGTTTGTTGCAACCTTCCTGACCCTGCTGTACCTGCCGGGCCTCTACGCCCTCTGGTTCCGCAACAGTCTTGAAGAAAGCGGCAAGAGCGAACACATTGCTCTTGCGCCGCAACATCAGGCCGGGGCCGAACCCGCAATTCCGCTTGCCGAGGCAGCGGAATAA
- a CDS encoding SDR family NAD(P)-dependent oxidoreductase has translation MSQPVVLITGALTGIGRATALAFAAEGAKVVVSGRRDDAGAALAAELRARGAEAEFIRADVRHEDDVRHLIDETVARFGRLDVAVNNAGTEGKPGPVTEQTAESYASTFDTNVLGVLLSMKHELRVMQAQGSGSIVNLSSTMGQRGAPGASLYTASKHAVEGLTKSAALEAAAFGVRVNAVAPGPIETAMLDRFTGSSERKAGLVAGVPLKRTGKPEEIADAIVFASSAKASFITGQIINVNGGKTAA, from the coding sequence ATGAGCCAGCCCGTCGTTCTGATCACAGGCGCCCTGACTGGCATCGGCCGCGCCACCGCGCTCGCCTTCGCAGCGGAAGGCGCCAAGGTCGTCGTTTCCGGCCGCCGCGATGACGCCGGCGCAGCGCTGGCCGCGGAGCTTCGCGCGCGTGGCGCGGAAGCCGAGTTCATTCGTGCCGACGTCCGCCACGAGGACGACGTCCGCCATCTCATCGACGAGACCGTCGCCCGGTTCGGCCGCCTCGATGTCGCCGTCAACAATGCCGGCACCGAAGGCAAGCCCGGCCCGGTCACCGAGCAGACCGCGGAAAGCTATGCTTCGACCTTCGATACCAACGTGCTCGGCGTGCTCCTGAGCATGAAGCACGAACTGCGGGTGATGCAGGCGCAGGGAAGCGGCAGCATCGTCAATCTGTCGTCGACCATGGGCCAGCGCGGCGCGCCCGGCGCCTCGCTCTACACCGCCAGCAAACACGCGGTCGAAGGACTGACAAAGTCGGCGGCGCTCGAAGCGGCCGCGTTCGGCGTGCGCGTCAACGCGGTGGCGCCCGGCCCGATCGAGACCGCGATGCTGGATCGCTTCACCGGCAGTTCGGAACGGAAGGCCGGGCTCGTGGCCGGCGTGCCGCTGAAACGCACCGGCAAGCCCGAAGAGATTGCGGATGCGATCGTGTTCGCAAGCTCGGCCAAGGCCTCGTTCATCACCGGCCAGATCATCAACGTCAATGGCGGCAAGACCGCCGCGTAA
- a CDS encoding LysR family transcriptional regulator, producing MELRHLRYFVAVAEEGSLTVAAQKRLHTAQPSLSRQIHDLELEVGVALLNRGPRGVELTPSGRVFLDHARTALLQVEAAGEAARRAAQPARTSFAIGFLTGYEMDWLPAVMDILRSALPSTEIVIHSQDSPDLAAGLMRGKIDLAFLRPEKSAPGLIFKPLRRDPLIVLMPRDHALAARGSIRPQDIAEEKFIGVSATRAPTLKAAIDDYAKRARIRLKPEHQAENIAMAISMVASTRGIALIPLYVQKLLPNTVTSRPIQGASPTVELVIGYNEANNSPLLKFLLSKVDELKFRVMKNDGR from the coding sequence ATGGAGCTTCGACATCTCCGCTACTTCGTCGCCGTGGCCGAGGAAGGCAGCCTGACAGTGGCCGCGCAAAAGCGGCTGCACACGGCGCAGCCGTCGCTGAGCCGGCAGATCCACGATCTAGAGCTCGAGGTCGGCGTTGCCCTGTTGAACCGCGGACCGCGCGGGGTCGAGCTAACGCCATCGGGAAGGGTGTTTCTCGACCACGCCCGCACGGCGCTGCTGCAGGTCGAGGCGGCAGGCGAGGCAGCGCGCCGCGCCGCGCAGCCGGCGCGAACGTCATTCGCGATCGGCTTTCTGACCGGCTACGAGATGGATTGGCTTCCGGCGGTGATGGACATCCTGCGGTCCGCACTGCCCTCGACCGAGATCGTCATCCACAGCCAGGATTCGCCGGATCTAGCCGCCGGTCTCATGCGCGGGAAAATTGATTTGGCCTTTCTGCGCCCGGAAAAATCGGCGCCGGGGCTGATCTTCAAGCCATTACGAAGGGATCCGCTGATCGTGCTGATGCCGCGAGACCACGCGTTAGCGGCGCGCGGCTCGATTCGGCCGCAGGATATCGCCGAGGAAAAATTCATCGGCGTCTCCGCGACGCGCGCACCGACGCTCAAGGCCGCGATCGACGACTACGCCAAACGTGCCCGCATCCGTCTGAAGCCCGAGCATCAGGCCGAAAATATCGCGATGGCGATTTCGATGGTGGCATCGACGCGCGGCATCGCCCTGATTCCGCTCTACGTGCAAAAACTGCTGCCGAACACGGTCACAAGCCGCCCGATCCAGGGAGCTTCGCCGACCGTCGAGCTCGTCATCGGCTATAACGAGGCGAACAATTCGCCGCTGCTGAAATTCCTGCTGTCCAAAGTGGACGAGCTGAAGTTCCGGGTGATGAAGAACGACGGGCGCTGA
- a CDS encoding type II toxin-antitoxin system VapC family toxin: MLEALLRTPAAGAVEKRLFEPSQTLHAPHLLDVEVAQVVRRYAANGEIDADRGRLALDDLADLPLRRYPHNFLLPRVWDLRNNFTAYDAIYVALAEVLDAPLLTRDKRLAASPGHHARIELV; encoded by the coding sequence TTGCTGGAGGCGCTTCTTCGCACGCCGGCCGCGGGAGCGGTAGAAAAGCGGCTGTTCGAGCCGTCACAGACATTGCACGCCCCCCATTTGCTCGATGTCGAAGTTGCGCAAGTGGTTCGCCGGTATGCCGCAAACGGTGAAATCGATGCCGACCGGGGCCGTCTGGCCCTCGACGACCTCGCGGACCTTCCGTTACGCCGATACCCGCACAATTTTCTTTTGCCGCGCGTGTGGGATTTGCGGAACAATTTTACGGCCTATGACGCCATCTATGTCGCCCTCGCCGAAGTGCTCGACGCTCCGCTACTCACCCGCGACAAGCGTCTCGCCGCTTCGCCCGGCCATCATGCGCGCATTGAGTTGGTGTAA
- a CDS encoding glutathione S-transferase family protein, whose protein sequence is MKLYQANSSPNSRRVRIYLAEKGISMPIVPVDLAAKEQFSEPYAEINPRRVVPTLLLDDGTAIGEVPAILRYLEEIHPAPPLLGSTAKAKALVTMWERRVEQEGFASAMEAVRNAVPGLKGRAIAGPHDYEQIPALVERSKARVGNFYADFNARLAEVSFIAGDEFSVADITAIVTVDFATRAVGLAMPEELTALRRWYDDVSARPSMAA, encoded by the coding sequence ATGAAACTCTATCAGGCAAACTCGTCGCCGAACTCCCGCCGGGTGCGAATCTACCTGGCCGAGAAGGGGATTTCGATGCCGATCGTGCCGGTCGATCTCGCGGCGAAGGAACAGTTTTCCGAGCCTTATGCCGAGATCAATCCGCGCCGCGTGGTTCCTACCCTGCTGCTGGACGACGGCACCGCGATCGGCGAGGTGCCGGCCATCCTGCGCTATCTCGAGGAAATCCATCCCGCGCCGCCGCTGCTTGGGAGCACTGCAAAGGCCAAGGCGCTGGTCACGATGTGGGAGCGGCGGGTCGAGCAGGAGGGATTTGCCTCGGCGATGGAGGCGGTCCGCAACGCCGTTCCCGGTCTCAAGGGCCGGGCGATCGCCGGACCGCATGATTACGAGCAGATTCCGGCGCTGGTCGAACGCAGCAAGGCGCGCGTCGGGAATTTCTACGCCGACTTCAATGCCCGGCTCGCCGAGGTCTCCTTCATCGCCGGCGATGAATTCTCGGTCGCCGATATCACCGCCATCGTCACAGTCGATTTCGCGACCAGGGCAGTTGGGCTTGCAATGCCCGAGGAACTGACAGCGTTGAGGCGCTGGTACGATGACGTCTCGGCGCGCCCCAGCATGGCGGCATAA
- a CDS encoding winged helix-turn-helix domain-containing protein — MSRSDKSHPLTKTQARQIWLHAQRLDTRAPFGDGPAATGAAVEHLGYVQIDTINVVERSHHHILWSRIPGYRRADLRQAQSVDKTVFEYWTHALSYVPTKDLRFFIPAMKRHRREGHKWLASVKPADLRKVMRLIRQGGALTIRDIDDDVLVDKEHLWASRKPSKRALQLAFYQGQLTISERNGMLKTYELTTRHFGWNKPPKGASARETTAYLLDRALRAQGVVSLDSICHLDAPSKAPVRRLIEARVRRGELVPVALEGAGKQEHWAQPATLEAGTDAISELVHILSPFDPLIIQRKRTHLFFDYEHRFEAYVPREKRVFGYFALPVLVGDSIVAALDLKTDRKDRKLLVQKWSWVGVGAKKGARKELKRRIEEELHRFERFQLGE, encoded by the coding sequence ATGTCCCGCTCCGATAAATCCCACCCCCTTACCAAAACCCAGGCCCGCCAGATCTGGCTGCACGCCCAGCGGCTCGACACGCGGGCACCGTTCGGCGACGGGCCGGCCGCGACGGGGGCGGCCGTCGAACATCTCGGTTACGTGCAGATCGACACCATCAACGTCGTCGAGCGCAGCCACCACCATATCCTCTGGAGCCGGATTCCCGGCTATCGCCGCGCCGACCTGCGCCAGGCCCAGAGCGTCGACAAAACCGTGTTCGAATACTGGACCCATGCGCTGTCCTACGTCCCCACAAAAGACCTCCGCTTCTTCATTCCCGCCATGAAGCGCCACAGGCGCGAGGGTCATAAATGGCTCGCTTCGGTCAAGCCCGCTGATCTGCGCAAGGTGATGCGGCTGATCCGGCAGGGCGGCGCGCTGACCATCCGCGACATCGACGACGACGTGCTAGTCGACAAGGAGCATCTGTGGGCGAGCCGCAAGCCGTCGAAGCGGGCGCTGCAGCTGGCATTCTACCAGGGCCAGCTGACGATCTCCGAGCGCAACGGCATGCTCAAGACCTATGAGCTGACGACGCGGCACTTTGGCTGGAACAAGCCGCCGAAGGGGGCGTCCGCGCGTGAGACGACCGCCTATCTGCTCGACCGCGCCTTGCGCGCGCAGGGCGTCGTCAGTCTCGATTCGATCTGCCATCTGGACGCACCGAGCAAAGCCCCGGTCCGCCGCCTGATCGAGGCAAGAGTCCGCCGCGGCGAACTGGTGCCGGTCGCGCTCGAGGGCGCGGGCAAGCAGGAGCATTGGGCGCAGCCTGCGACGCTGGAGGCCGGCACCGACGCGATTTCCGAACTGGTCCACATCCTGTCGCCATTCGACCCCCTCATCATCCAGCGCAAGCGCACGCATCTGTTCTTCGATTACGAACATCGCTTCGAGGCCTATGTGCCCCGGGAGAAGCGGGTGTTCGGCTATTTCGCGCTGCCGGTGCTGGTCGGCGATAGCATCGTCGCGGCCCTCGATCTGAAGACCGACCGCAAGGACCGTAAATTGCTGGTGCAGAAATGGAGCTGGGTCGGCGTGGGCGCCAAGAAAGGCGCCCGCAAGGAGCTGAAACGCCGGATCGAGGAGGAACTCCACCGTTTCGAGCGGTTTCAGCTCGGAGAATGA
- a CDS encoding efflux RND transporter periplasmic adaptor subunit translates to MIVRSILSSYSRLLVGASLALLAVSLAGCNDKVAEKATPSRPVLVATVHYEAESPERSFVGTIKPRIETDMGFRVPGKVAKRLVEVGQTVDVGQPLATLDEVDLKLQAEQAEAELRAATGVQAQASAAETRARELRAKGWATDAQMDQARATADEARARLNRAQRSVELTNNSLSYATITADSRGVVTATLIDPGQVVSAGQTAIRVARFAEKEAVVAIPETLLNRAKEGVASVSLWSEPNKKYAAKLREIAPNADPATRTYLAKFSLPDAGDSVSLGMTATLTLADPATMRVARLPLSALFSEGRDPSFYVVDDKGEISLKAVTVKSYESNDVVISGGVDESAKVVALGVQKLDPAQKVRVVSSLSF, encoded by the coding sequence ATGATCGTCCGTTCCATTTTGTCGAGCTATTCCAGGCTATTAGTGGGTGCGTCGCTGGCGCTGCTGGCGGTGTCGCTGGCCGGCTGCAACGACAAGGTCGCCGAAAAGGCCACCCCGTCGCGCCCGGTTTTGGTCGCCACGGTGCATTACGAGGCCGAATCGCCGGAGCGCAGTTTCGTCGGCACCATCAAGCCCCGGATCGAGACCGACATGGGCTTCCGGGTCCCCGGCAAGGTCGCAAAGCGCCTGGTCGAAGTCGGGCAGACCGTCGATGTCGGCCAGCCGCTCGCCACCCTCGACGAGGTCGATCTGAAGCTGCAGGCCGAGCAGGCCGAGGCCGAATTGCGCGCCGCCACCGGCGTGCAGGCGCAGGCGTCCGCCGCCGAAACCCGCGCCAGGGAATTGCGCGCCAAGGGTTGGGCCACCGACGCGCAGATGGATCAGGCCAGGGCCACCGCCGACGAAGCGCGCGCGCGGCTCAACCGCGCCCAGCGCTCGGTCGAACTCACCAACAACTCGCTGTCTTACGCAACAATCACCGCCGACAGCCGCGGTGTCGTCACCGCGACCTTGATCGACCCCGGCCAGGTCGTGTCGGCGGGGCAGACCGCCATTCGCGTCGCACGCTTTGCGGAAAAGGAAGCCGTCGTCGCCATCCCCGAGACCTTGCTGAATCGCGCCAAGGAGGGCGTCGCCAGCGTGTCCTTGTGGTCCGAGCCCAACAAGAAATACGCGGCAAAACTGCGCGAAATCGCACCCAATGCGGATCCTGCGACCCGCACCTATCTGGCGAAATTTTCTCTGCCCGATGCCGGCGACAGCGTCTCGCTCGGCATGACCGCGACGCTGACCCTGGCCGACCCCGCGACCATGCGGGTGGCGCGACTGCCGCTGTCGGCGCTGTTCAGCGAAGGCCGCGATCCCTCGTTCTATGTCGTCGACGACAAGGGCGAGATCTCGCTTAAAGCCGTCACCGTCAAATCCTATGAGAGTAACGACGTCGTCATATCCGGCGGCGTCGACGAGAGCGCCAAGGTGGTGGCGCTCGGCGTGCAGAAGCTCGATCCGGCCCAGAAGGTCCGGGTCGTCTCGTCACTGTCGTTTTAA